A window of the Leptospira brenneri genome harbors these coding sequences:
- a CDS encoding DUF2237 family protein, whose product MEMDESLNVFGGPLVPCSARPLTGFFRDGCCNTSDEDLGSHTVCVLATEEFLESQKQSGNDLITPWPQYAFPGVKPGERWCLCASRWLEAYRNGVAPKVFLESTHKRALEIIPLELLERFAVEELG is encoded by the coding sequence ATGGAAATGGATGAATCTTTAAATGTATTTGGTGGGCCACTGGTTCCTTGCTCTGCCCGGCCTCTCACAGGTTTTTTCCGGGATGGTTGCTGTAATACATCTGATGAAGATCTTGGATCTCATACAGTATGTGTTCTTGCCACTGAAGAATTTTTAGAGTCCCAAAAACAAAGTGGGAATGATCTCATCACTCCCTGGCCACAGTATGCCTTCCCCGGTGTAAAACCTGGTGAAAGGTGGTGTCTCTGTGCGTCTAGGTGGTTGGAGGCTTATCGAAATGGGGTAGCTCCCAAAGTTTTTTTGGAATCTACCCACAAACGCGCGTTAGAAATCATTCCTTTGGAATTATTGGAACGATTTGCCGTTGAAGAGTTGGGTTAG
- a CDS encoding SH3 domain-containing protein: MSGYKTLLYIPLFLTIFPLFAQNHWDDYISEKQEGSTYQLFGDNVNLREADNLKANVKKKLSIGSVVTILTKTNQITEQDSVKEYWYKVKSGTDIGYIWGGLIADYSFPLEEGNTILCKNLGVKLRKIELKLIQGDKLISQAQWEVGPVSNETWKHNIYPRERFSPSPKFLFALTYLVFSEIEYGYTNEQLITISPDQKLISQFSWNPGACDPPSCAESWLVFPNESLEQDPKTQRQLTKGKKNTIQELTHSFDIEDSNFHEYYKTEYIWDGNSFQKKDTK, encoded by the coding sequence ATGTCGGGTTATAAAACTTTACTCTACATTCCCTTATTTTTAACCATTTTTCCTCTCTTTGCACAAAACCACTGGGATGATTATATAAGTGAGAAACAAGAAGGTTCCACCTATCAACTATTTGGTGATAATGTAAATTTAAGAGAAGCAGACAATCTCAAAGCAAATGTTAAAAAGAAACTTTCCATTGGTTCAGTAGTGACCATCCTAACAAAAACGAACCAGATCACAGAACAAGATTCAGTAAAAGAATATTGGTATAAAGTAAAGTCTGGAACAGACATAGGATATATCTGGGGAGGACTCATTGCCGATTACTCTTTCCCCTTGGAAGAAGGTAACACCATCTTATGCAAAAACTTGGGCGTCAAACTTCGAAAGATCGAATTAAAACTCATCCAAGGAGACAAACTCATTTCGCAAGCACAATGGGAAGTGGGACCAGTTAGTAACGAAACCTGGAAACACAATATTTATCCTAGAGAACGGTTTTCACCAAGTCCAAAATTCCTATTTGCATTAACATATTTAGTTTTTTCTGAAATTGAATATGGTTATACAAACGAACAATTGATTACGATTTCACCAGATCAAAAACTAATCTCACAGTTTTCTTGGAACCCGGGAGCTTGTGATCCACCTTCCTGTGCCGAATCTTGGTTAGTGTTTCCAAATGAATCACTAGAGCAAGATCCTAAAACGCAAAGACAGCTTACCAAAGGAAAAAAGAATACCATCCAAGAGTTAACTCATAGTTTCGACATAGAAGACTCTAACTTTCACGAATACTACAAAACAGAATATATTTGGGACGGAAACAGTTTCCAAAAAAAGGATACAAAATAA
- a CDS encoding HD domain-containing protein, whose translation MNTEEECKARFQTLLEGYQGITQPKKDSLWEEVKNRYTESHRSYHNLNHLYQMLKEYDLVFPKWKDPEVALFALFYHDLIYDVTSKTNEEESAKIAEKRLSELAITQNRIGICVGHILATKSHRLGENCHPDTSYFLDIDISILGSEESKYIEYAKNIRKEYSIYSDEDYKKGRTQVLNHFIENVRLFHTDSFFDRYEMQSRHNIKNEIHSLQKGKLI comes from the coding sequence ATGAATACGGAAGAGGAATGTAAAGCTAGATTCCAAACCCTTCTAGAAGGGTACCAAGGCATTACTCAGCCAAAAAAGGATTCTCTGTGGGAAGAAGTCAAGAATCGGTATACAGAATCCCACCGAAGCTACCACAACCTAAACCATCTCTACCAAATGTTGAAGGAATACGATTTGGTATTCCCAAAATGGAAAGATCCAGAGGTCGCACTCTTTGCCTTATTTTACCACGACTTGATTTATGATGTCACATCCAAAACTAACGAAGAAGAAAGTGCAAAAATCGCCGAAAAAAGATTATCCGAATTAGCAATCACGCAGAATCGAATTGGAATTTGTGTAGGACATATTCTAGCCACCAAATCACATAGATTAGGTGAAAATTGCCACCCAGATACTTCTTATTTTTTAGATATCGATATCTCTATCTTAGGCAGTGAAGAATCAAAATACATAGAATATGCAAAAAACATTCGAAAAGAGTATTCGATTTATTCAGATGAAGACTACAAAAAGGGAAGAACCCAAGTGTTAAATCACTTTATCGAAAATGTGAGGCTCTTTCATACAGACTCTTTCTTTGATCGTTATGAAATGCAAAGTCGTCACAATATAAAAAATGAAATCCATAGTTTACAGAAAGGTAAACTTATTTGA
- a CDS encoding thiolase family protein, translating into MKVTQKIVIAAPARTPFAQIGKALSHYSGHHLGKIVGEEVMKRSGLKPTDIDGVIVGEGFSNAPNSARVIANLLGLPMEIPCLTVANNCVSGLEAVAEATRRISLGEGKVFLVIGEESQTSMPFVVKNARLNKKTNSLDALVKLLPNDLPEGVELRDTLEDGLGDGETSFGMQVTAEILAQNYTLSRETQDKVAYESFKRAFDATQEGRYKPYIMEVKDDEGNPLQADEAVLLREGLVKNPTRMGRAMLLFDNPQMKFDQFKEKYSKYLKKSHGPTLSIFNASPRSDGAAGLIVASEDAAKKLGLTAKAYINGFNMRGVDPNLMGLGQAEATVALLGETGDKIENIDIIEIHEAFAATAVAALEEIKTRTGLDWEKKFDEKKINPNGGSISIGHPFGATGVRLLHNAIMDFEENKDVKKVLVTACAHGGIAGSMIVERA; encoded by the coding sequence ATGAAAGTAACACAAAAGATAGTAATCGCAGCACCTGCACGAACTCCTTTTGCTCAAATTGGAAAGGCGCTCTCGCATTACTCTGGCCACCACCTCGGTAAAATCGTGGGTGAAGAAGTGATGAAACGCAGTGGTTTGAAACCTACTGATATCGACGGCGTGATCGTGGGTGAAGGTTTTTCTAACGCACCAAACTCAGCACGTGTGATTGCAAACTTACTAGGACTTCCAATGGAAATTCCATGCCTAACAGTTGCAAACAACTGTGTATCCGGTTTGGAAGCAGTGGCTGAAGCTACTCGTCGTATTTCACTCGGTGAAGGAAAAGTATTCCTAGTAATCGGTGAAGAATCGCAAACTTCTATGCCATTCGTTGTAAAGAATGCTCGTCTTAACAAAAAAACAAACAGCTTAGATGCACTTGTAAAACTTCTTCCGAATGACCTTCCAGAAGGTGTAGAACTTCGTGATACACTAGAAGACGGACTCGGTGACGGGGAAACTTCTTTTGGTATGCAAGTTACAGCAGAAATTCTCGCACAAAACTATACTTTATCTCGTGAAACACAAGACAAAGTAGCTTACGAATCTTTCAAACGTGCTTTTGATGCAACTCAAGAAGGTCGTTACAAACCGTATATTATGGAAGTGAAAGACGATGAAGGAAATCCTCTTCAAGCAGATGAGGCAGTTCTTCTTCGTGAAGGTCTTGTGAAAAACCCAACTCGTATGGGTCGTGCGATGTTACTCTTTGACAACCCTCAAATGAAATTTGACCAGTTCAAAGAAAAATATAGCAAATACTTAAAGAAATCTCATGGACCTACTCTTTCCATCTTCAATGCAAGTCCACGTTCTGATGGAGCGGCGGGTCTCATTGTAGCTTCTGAAGATGCGGCTAAAAAATTAGGTCTTACTGCAAAAGCTTATATCAACGGTTTTAACATGCGCGGTGTTGATCCAAACCTTATGGGTCTTGGTCAAGCAGAAGCAACTGTGGCTCTTCTTGGCGAAACTGGTGATAAAATCGAGAACATTGACATCATCGAAATTCACGAAGCTTTTGCTGCAACAGCAGTAGCGGCTCTTGAAGAAATCAAAACTAGAACTGGTCTTGACTGGGAAAAGAAATTTGATGAGAAAAAAATCAACCCGAACGGTGGATCGATCTCCATTGGACACCCGTTTGGTGCTACTGGTGTGAGACTCCTTCACAACGCCATCATGGACTTTGAAGAAAACAAAGACGTGAAAAAGGTGCTTGTGACTGCATGTGCACATGGTGGGATCGCAGGATCTATGATCGTAGAAAGAGCGTAA
- the ilvC gene encoding ketol-acid reductoisomerase, protein MANIYYDDSCDLNLLKGKTIAVIGYGSQGHAQAQNMKDSGLKVIIGLRDGSKSVKEAKEAGFEVYNVAEASKKADIIQILAPDTIQADMYKAEIEPNLSEGKALVFSHGFNIHYDLITPPKNVDVYMVAPKGPGHLVRRVYTEGGGVPCLIAIYQDATGQAKARALAHASGVGGGRAGILETSFREETETDLFGEQAVLCGGVANLIMSGFETLTEAGYDPEIAYFECLHEVKLITDLIYEGGLARMRYSISDTAEYGDYISGPRVIDAGVKARMKDVLTDIQKDKGAAFAKRWMADTKAGYPEYKKLKEKNAVHPIEAVGTKLRSMMKWLAK, encoded by the coding sequence ATGGCAAATATCTATTACGACGACAGTTGCGATCTAAATCTCCTTAAAGGTAAAACCATTGCAGTGATTGGCTACGGAAGCCAAGGTCACGCACAAGCTCAAAACATGAAAGATTCTGGTTTGAAAGTCATTATTGGACTTCGCGATGGATCTAAATCAGTAAAAGAAGCCAAAGAAGCTGGTTTTGAAGTTTATAATGTAGCAGAAGCTTCTAAAAAAGCAGACATCATTCAGATCCTTGCTCCTGATACCATCCAAGCTGACATGTATAAGGCGGAGATTGAGCCAAACCTTAGCGAAGGAAAAGCTCTTGTATTCTCTCATGGATTTAACATCCATTACGATCTCATCACTCCTCCTAAAAACGTAGACGTGTATATGGTAGCCCCAAAAGGTCCAGGACACCTCGTTCGCCGTGTTTACACAGAAGGTGGTGGAGTTCCTTGCCTGATCGCAATTTACCAAGATGCAACTGGCCAAGCAAAGGCTCGCGCTCTTGCACACGCAAGTGGAGTGGGTGGGGGAAGAGCAGGAATTTTAGAAACCTCTTTCCGTGAAGAAACAGAAACTGACCTCTTCGGAGAACAAGCAGTTCTTTGTGGTGGTGTTGCCAACCTCATCATGAGTGGATTTGAAACTCTCACAGAAGCAGGATACGATCCAGAAATCGCTTACTTCGAATGTTTACATGAAGTGAAACTCATCACTGATTTGATTTACGAAGGTGGCCTTGCACGTATGCGTTATTCCATTTCTGACACTGCAGAGTATGGAGATTATATCAGCGGACCACGTGTGATTGACGCTGGAGTGAAAGCTCGTATGAAAGATGTTCTTACCGATATCCAAAAAGATAAAGGTGCAGCGTTCGCTAAACGTTGGATGGCCGATACAAAGGCTGGATACCCAGAATACAAAAAACTCAAAGAAAAAAATGCAGTTCATCCCATTGAAGCAGTAGGAACCAAACTACGTTCCATGATGAAATGGCTTGCGAAGTAA
- a CDS encoding PP2C family protein-serine/threonine phosphatase translates to MGNASIRVKTVLYTRILIWTPIIFIGYFISAQIGFKIAFLNSQVSPVWPPEGVGLASLLLLGPIALPGIYLGATLANFFNNPHIQTALIIGIGNTLSSYVNYRIIKRVTEKADPIYSTRNLIYFLSIGTIPGSFISTVLGVTSLWYWDFLSTELYFNVFFTWFSGEMLGFLIVAPLLYVWFHPKAKLKLELHKQVELLLWIILVYVSGTIAFSDEWPLLFLPIPFVIVTSIRFRQFGATLSTVVLAFTAVTLTIDGKGVFARRDESGLSINDSLIFLDAFLFCISGIAYFLVTATRERERAQQASLNSLQVLNELKEKANEELEKKVLERTAVIEEQRIEIEKQLDMAKRIQESLFPQKEISPEGVEILFKNIPMMKVGGDLYDIVWRPEKQELGVFICDVSGHGIPAAFLSALVKTSLDKWKEDPSDLKENLESIRTQIIPNLREHFVTASLLHLHTDSGALTFARAGHFPLFIIRKSGALVSLKPMGRIITPIFAILAEEEKFQLETGDLIVMLTDGLTEAREPESLQMFGEERLLHLIRDMRSLPLQEIRDQVFQSVIQVSGGIAAIQDDLTFGLIRYTGVEV, encoded by the coding sequence ATGGGAAATGCTTCAATCCGAGTGAAGACAGTCCTATACACAAGAATTTTGATTTGGACACCCATCATCTTCATTGGGTACTTCATCTCTGCACAAATTGGTTTTAAAATTGCCTTCTTAAATAGTCAAGTTTCCCCTGTTTGGCCCCCGGAAGGGGTGGGCCTTGCCTCTCTTCTACTACTTGGTCCCATTGCTTTACCAGGAATTTATTTGGGAGCAACCTTAGCCAATTTCTTTAACAACCCTCATATTCAAACAGCTCTCATCATCGGCATCGGAAACACACTCAGTAGTTACGTAAATTACAGAATTATCAAACGAGTCACGGAAAAAGCAGATCCAATTTACTCTACAAGAAACTTAATTTATTTCTTAAGTATTGGGACCATTCCTGGATCCTTTATCAGTACCGTCTTAGGTGTGACTAGTTTATGGTATTGGGATTTTTTATCCACAGAACTTTATTTCAATGTATTCTTTACTTGGTTCTCTGGAGAGATGTTGGGGTTTCTCATTGTTGCCCCCCTACTCTATGTTTGGTTTCATCCCAAAGCAAAACTAAAATTAGAGCTTCATAAACAAGTCGAACTTTTGTTATGGATCATTTTAGTTTATGTTTCTGGAACCATTGCTTTTAGTGATGAGTGGCCTCTTCTCTTTTTACCTATTCCCTTTGTGATTGTGACAAGCATTCGTTTTCGACAATTTGGAGCAACACTCTCCACAGTTGTTCTCGCATTTACAGCTGTTACGCTCACCATCGATGGGAAAGGGGTATTTGCCAGAAGAGACGAAAGTGGACTTTCTATCAATGACTCGCTCATCTTCCTAGACGCGTTTTTATTTTGTATCAGTGGGATTGCATACTTTTTAGTAACAGCGACCAGGGAAAGAGAACGAGCGCAACAAGCATCCTTAAACTCCCTACAAGTTTTGAACGAACTAAAAGAAAAAGCCAACGAAGAGTTGGAAAAAAAAGTTTTAGAAAGGACTGCTGTTATCGAAGAACAAAGAATCGAAATCGAAAAACAATTGGATATGGCCAAACGAATCCAAGAATCTCTTTTCCCTCAAAAAGAAATTTCTCCCGAAGGTGTAGAGATCCTTTTCAAAAATATCCCTATGATGAAAGTCGGAGGGGATTTGTATGATATTGTTTGGAGACCAGAAAAACAAGAGTTAGGTGTTTTTATTTGTGATGTTTCCGGTCACGGAATTCCTGCGGCTTTTCTTAGTGCTCTTGTCAAAACATCTCTTGACAAATGGAAAGAAGACCCTTCCGACTTAAAAGAAAATTTAGAGTCCATTCGCACTCAAATTATCCCCAACCTCAGAGAACATTTTGTAACCGCAAGTTTACTCCATCTCCATACAGATTCGGGAGCCTTAACCTTTGCAAGAGCTGGACATTTTCCTCTTTTTATCATTCGCAAATCAGGTGCACTCGTAAGTTTAAAACCCATGGGAAGGATCATCACTCCTATCTTTGCCATCCTGGCAGAAGAAGAGAAGTTTCAATTGGAAACGGGAGATTTGATTGTGATGCTCACAGATGGCCTCACCGAAGCAAGAGAGCCAGAATCACTCCAAATGTTTGGAGAAGAAAGGCTTTTGCATTTAATTCGTGATATGCGGTCTCTTCCTTTGCAGGAAATTCGAGATCAGGTGTTTCAATCGGTCATTCAAGTTTCCGGTGGAATTGCTGCCATCCAAGATGATTTAACCTTTGGTCTGATTCGTTATACGGGTGTGGAAGTATAA
- a CDS encoding ABC-F family ATP-binding cassette domain-containing protein, protein MDIVLVSVSKLSKTIGEKKLFQNLDFSISEGEKLAIVGINGSGKSTLLRALLGKEETDSGQIIKNNNLKISILDQNPVFDPKETILDHIYKGENKLVKTIRQYEDICERMSEGEEGLDDEFTTVSQEMDRLSAWDYEQQIKSILRELGVEKLERKMSELSGGMLKKVELAKSLIDESNLLILDEPTNHLDVKSILWLEEYLAGLDKAILLITHDRYFLDRIVTKILELDRGSHFLYEGNYSIYLERKVEREETLQKQEDKIKQFLKQEVKWLKRQPKARSTKQKARIDRASDLQNREKREIQKDLELSVAAKRQGKTILEIHNLKKGIADRLLINDFTYTFKAKERLGIIGPNGIGKSTLLNLMSGRITPDSGFIKPGMNTKVGYFDQTSSELPLERNVLDYIKDVAGEMIETESGEKVTAAKMLERFLFDGKLQYTPIAKLSGGERRRLFLVQILMTGPNFLILDEPTNDLDIQTLSVLESFLDEFPGTVVIVSHDRYFLDRTAESLLIFRKEGKLDHYIGTFSSFLETDSLELENEQSSPKPKEVPQIPILVEKPKKSKQDQKKVQKLESEIAKLESSKQELENKLSTFANDHTELQKISEEIQKIEAEILYKMEEWEMLQSE, encoded by the coding sequence ATGGACATTGTGCTAGTCTCCGTATCCAAACTTTCCAAAACCATCGGCGAAAAAAAACTTTTCCAAAACCTTGATTTCTCCATCAGCGAAGGAGAAAAACTCGCGATCGTTGGAATCAATGGATCTGGTAAATCCACTCTCCTTCGTGCCCTTCTGGGAAAGGAGGAAACTGACTCTGGCCAAATCATCAAAAACAATAATCTCAAAATTTCGATCCTCGATCAAAATCCTGTTTTCGATCCCAAGGAAACCATCCTTGACCATATTTATAAAGGGGAAAACAAACTAGTCAAAACCATTCGTCAGTACGAAGACATCTGTGAACGAATGAGTGAAGGTGAAGAAGGACTTGATGACGAATTCACAACTGTCTCCCAGGAAATGGACAGACTGTCCGCATGGGACTACGAACAACAAATTAAATCCATATTACGTGAATTAGGTGTCGAAAAATTAGAAAGAAAAATGTCTGAATTGTCAGGAGGAATGCTTAAAAAAGTAGAACTGGCAAAATCTCTCATTGATGAAAGTAATCTACTCATCTTAGATGAACCAACGAACCATTTGGATGTGAAATCTATTTTATGGTTAGAAGAATATTTAGCAGGACTTGATAAAGCAATTCTTCTCATCACACATGATCGTTATTTTTTAGATCGGATCGTGACCAAGATTCTAGAACTCGATAGAGGCAGCCACTTCCTATATGAAGGAAACTATTCTATTTATTTGGAACGAAAAGTAGAAAGAGAAGAAACCCTTCAAAAACAAGAAGATAAAATCAAACAATTCCTCAAACAAGAAGTTAAGTGGCTGAAACGCCAACCAAAAGCACGATCTACAAAACAAAAAGCAAGGATTGATCGTGCAAGCGACCTCCAAAACAGAGAAAAACGCGAAATACAAAAAGACTTAGAACTCAGTGTTGCTGCCAAACGCCAAGGAAAAACTATTTTAGAAATTCATAATCTAAAAAAAGGAATCGCGGACCGACTACTCATCAATGATTTTACTTATACTTTTAAAGCCAAAGAAAGACTCGGGATCATTGGTCCCAATGGAATTGGGAAATCTACACTTCTTAATTTGATGTCCGGTCGTATTACGCCCGATAGTGGATTTATCAAACCAGGGATGAATACCAAAGTTGGATACTTTGACCAAACAAGTTCCGAACTTCCATTGGAACGAAACGTACTCGATTATATCAAAGATGTGGCCGGCGAAATGATTGAAACCGAATCGGGAGAAAAAGTCACTGCAGCCAAGATGTTGGAGAGATTTCTTTTTGATGGAAAATTACAATACACTCCCATCGCCAAACTCTCTGGAGGCGAAAGGAGACGACTTTTCCTTGTGCAAATTTTGATGACAGGTCCAAACTTTCTGATCTTGGATGAACCGACCAATGATTTGGACATCCAAACCCTTTCTGTTTTGGAATCTTTTTTAGATGAGTTTCCTGGGACGGTAGTGATCGTTTCCCACGATCGTTATTTTCTCGACCGAACAGCAGAGAGTTTACTCATCTTTCGAAAAGAAGGAAAACTAGACCATTATATTGGAACCTTCTCCTCTTTTTTAGAAACCGATTCTTTAGAATTAGAAAACGAACAAAGTTCCCCGAAACCAAAAGAAGTTCCCCAAATTCCGATCCTGGTAGAAAAACCCAAAAAATCAAAACAAGACCAAAAGAAAGTCCAGAAATTGGAATCGGAGATTGCGAAACTAGAATCCTCCAAACAAGAATTAGAAAATAAATTGAGTACATTCGCAAATGATCATACAGAACTTCAGAAAATATCTGAAGAAATCCAAAAGATAGAAGCGGAAATTCTTTACAAAATGGAGGAATGGGAAATGCTTCAATCCGAGTGA
- the epsC gene encoding serine O-acetyltransferase EpsC, translated as MLSNGQDEFYNSILTRQSIPESVVGGKQVASRFLEELFSILFSGYHSERNFTSKDQIIDQLELFRIRWKNLLEPYSTYADRELGRAVALDDILHNFIAKLPGLYQWMWEDAEAAFLGDPAAESIHEVILAYSGFYAGAVHRVANYFFKSALPIFPKLLSGVAHEATGIDIHPGAEIGRAFFMDHGTGIVIGETTQIADNVKIYQGVTLGALSVNKSLAKQKRHPTIEEGVVIYAGATILGGETVIGKQSIIGGNAWITQSIPPYSVVYQKSEVRVRSSNEVQGLDFTI; from the coding sequence ATGTTATCGAACGGACAAGATGAATTTTACAATTCTATACTCACTCGTCAATCCATCCCTGAATCTGTTGTAGGTGGCAAACAAGTGGCAAGCCGCTTTTTAGAGGAATTGTTTTCCATCCTGTTTTCCGGTTACCATTCAGAACGTAATTTTACATCCAAAGACCAAATTATTGATCAGTTGGAACTCTTTCGCATCCGATGGAAGAATTTACTCGAACCTTACTCTACTTATGCGGATAGGGAATTGGGACGTGCTGTTGCCTTGGACGATATTTTACATAATTTCATCGCTAAACTTCCAGGACTATACCAATGGATGTGGGAAGATGCAGAGGCTGCCTTTTTAGGAGATCCTGCTGCAGAAAGCATTCATGAAGTAATCCTCGCCTATTCTGGGTTTTACGCCGGTGCAGTTCATAGGGTTGCGAATTACTTTTTTAAATCTGCTCTCCCTATTTTTCCTAAACTTTTATCTGGCGTCGCTCATGAGGCAACAGGAATAGACATCCATCCTGGAGCTGAAATTGGTCGGGCTTTTTTTATGGATCATGGAACAGGGATTGTGATTGGAGAAACCACTCAGATTGCAGACAATGTGAAAATTTACCAAGGAGTGACTCTTGGTGCACTTTCGGTAAACAAGTCTTTGGCGAAGCAGAAACGACATCCTACCATTGAAGAGGGAGTTGTGATTTATGCAGGAGCAACCATTCTCGGCGGAGAAACCGTTATCGGTAAACAGTCCATCATAGGAGGAAATGCTTGGATTACCCAAAGCATCCCTCCCTATTCTGTTGTGTATCAGAAATCAGAGGTGCGAGTTCGAAGTTCGAATGAAGTCCAAGGATTGGATTTCACTATTTAA
- a CDS encoding family 2A encapsulin nanocompartment cargo protein cysteine desulfurase: MNTNDPSFLKLNPETFIQNSPSPFPDERSLEKLAREMFGALQSFGGGNLPTSGLPANGLPSPTISQETLPYLEDLKLTDTGFSYSNFQSFPNINIPQSGGGNLTSARRDFPILTETVNGKPLVWLDNAATTQKPISVIERLSHFYLHENSNIHRAAHTLAARSTDAYEKARSLVQGFIGAGSAEEIVFVRGTTEGINLLANILSDKHIQSGDEILITHLEHHANIVPWQMVCAKKGAKLKVAPVDDSGQIILSEYERLLNSKTKIVSITQVSNALGTVVPVEEMTRSAHKVGALVIVDGAQSVSHMPVNVQEIDCDFFVFSGHKLFAPTGIGVVYGKKSILDTLPPWQGGGNMIKDVQFDHTTFQEAPFRFEAGTGNIADAVGLGAAIEYLNRFGMKQISAFEHDLLEYGTKELLKIPGLRLIGTAKDKAGVLSFVVDGFKTEEIGKRLAEEGIAVRAGHHCAQPILRRFGLESTVRPSLAFYNSCEDIDALIRVLYQLGSRNKLGI, encoded by the coding sequence ATGAATACAAATGATCCGAGTTTTCTTAAATTAAATCCGGAAACGTTTATTCAAAATTCCCCTTCTCCATTTCCAGACGAAAGGTCACTGGAGAAATTGGCCAGAGAAATGTTTGGAGCATTACAATCATTTGGTGGAGGTAACCTTCCTACTAGTGGTTTACCAGCAAACGGATTGCCATCTCCAACCATCTCGCAGGAAACACTTCCTTATTTGGAAGATCTGAAATTGACGGATACTGGTTTTTCGTATTCCAATTTCCAATCTTTTCCAAATATCAACATACCGCAGTCAGGTGGCGGAAATCTCACATCCGCAAGAAGAGATTTTCCCATTTTGACTGAGACCGTAAATGGGAAACCACTCGTATGGCTGGACAATGCGGCTACCACTCAAAAACCAATCTCCGTGATCGAAAGGTTATCTCATTTTTACTTACATGAGAATTCCAATATCCACCGTGCCGCTCATACACTAGCGGCGAGATCCACCGATGCTTATGAAAAAGCGAGATCCCTGGTGCAAGGATTTATTGGTGCAGGAAGTGCAGAAGAAATTGTATTTGTGAGAGGAACCACAGAAGGAATCAATCTTCTGGCAAATATCCTTTCTGACAAACACATCCAATCAGGTGATGAAATTCTAATCACTCATTTGGAGCACCATGCCAATATCGTACCTTGGCAGATGGTCTGCGCCAAAAAAGGTGCTAAGTTGAAAGTGGCCCCTGTGGATGATTCAGGACAAATCATTTTAAGTGAATACGAACGTCTGTTAAACTCAAAAACAAAGATTGTATCCATCACACAAGTTTCGAATGCTTTAGGAACAGTGGTTCCTGTAGAAGAGATGACGAGATCTGCTCACAAAGTCGGAGCTCTTGTGATTGTGGATGGAGCTCAGTCTGTGTCTCATATGCCAGTGAATGTTCAAGAGATTGATTGCGACTTCTTTGTGTTTAGTGGTCATAAACTTTTTGCTCCTACTGGGATCGGTGTGGTCTATGGAAAAAAATCCATTCTTGATACTTTGCCTCCATGGCAAGGCGGAGGGAATATGATCAAAGATGTCCAGTTTGATCATACTACCTTCCAAGAAGCACCGTTTCGATTTGAAGCAGGAACAGGAAACATCGCTGATGCTGTAGGACTTGGAGCCGCAATAGAATATCTGAACAGGTTCGGAATGAAACAAATTTCAGCCTTTGAACATGATCTCTTAGAATATGGCACCAAAGAACTGTTAAAGATTCCAGGGCTTAGACTCATCGGAACTGCCAAAGACAAAGCGGGAGTGTTATCCTTTGTCGTAGATGGATTCAAAACAGAAGAGATTGGGAAAAGACTTGCAGAAGAAGGAATTGCTGTACGTGCCGGTCACCACTGTGCCCAACCCATTTTAAGAAGATTTGGATTGGAATCCACGGTGAGACCGTCTCTTGCCTTTTACAATTCTTGTGAAGACATTGATGCACTCATTCGCGTGTTGTATCAGTTAGGAAGTCGAAATAAACTTGGAATTTAG